A window of Etheostoma spectabile isolate EspeVRDwgs_2016 chromosome 18, UIUC_Espe_1.0, whole genome shotgun sequence contains these coding sequences:
- the tbx18 gene encoding T-box transcription factor TBX18 isoform X1, with protein MAEKRRSPCALSVKAHAFSVEALIGAEKRRRKAGQDAVSADHEDGTDVPDLTGSPGPRADRACTSDRGSEAECASDGSPESEDALLGSPQPAAGPCTAPVTASGEETRVDLQGSDLWKRFHEIGTEMIITKAGRRMFPAMRVKISGLDPHQQYYVAMDIIPVDNKRYRYVYHSSKWMVAGNADSPVPPRVYIHPDSPASGETWMRQVVSFDKLKLTNNELDDQGHIILHSMHKYQPRVHVIRKECGEELSPVRAIPAGEGTRTFGFPETVFTTVTAYQNQQITRLKIDRNPFAKGFRDSGRNRMGLEALVESYAFWRPSLRTLTFEDIPGITKQGIPGVHGGIGPSSHLLSASPCSSPFQVCPLSPPDYTCSRPTHPLHRYSNPPEPFPSPRGPSAYEGEGFCSLPLPASQFGYPAPQGYAGLRLHTPPYSLYGYTFPPSPRLAASPDKMAAAATANHQSPFLGSSPSGTLTDSLGVLSGGQQGFLFDSRTLGLAGSQPGGGASQVTAHMG; from the exons ATGGCAGAGAAGCGGCGGTCCCCGTGCGCGCTGAGCGTCAAGGCGCACGCATTTTCGGTGGAGGCGCTGATCGGAGCCGAGAAGAGACGCAGGAAGGCCGGGCAGGATGCCGTGTCCGCCGACCACGAGGACGGAACGGATGTCCCTGATCTAACCGGGAGCCCGGGGCCGCGAGCCGACAGAGCGTGCACCAGCGACCGGGGCAGCGAGGCAGAGTGTGCAAGTGACGGATCCC CAGAGAGCGAGGACGCGCTGCTCGGGAGCCCGCAGCCCGCGGCCGGTCCGTGCACGGCGCCGGTAACCGCGAGCGGAGAGGAGACCCGCGTGGACCTGCAAGGATCAGACCTGTGGAAGCGGTTCCACGAGATTGGCACGGAAATGATCATTACCAAGGCTGGACG GCGGATGTTTCCCGCTATGCGTGTGAAGATTTCGGGCTTGGACCCCCATCAGCAGTATTACGTTGCCATGGATATAATCCCCGTGGACAACAAACGATACAG GTACGTGTACCACAGCTCCAAGTGGATGGTAGCGGGGAATGCGGACTCGCCTGTGCCGCCCAGAGTGTACATCCACCCGGACTCCCCGGCCTCTGGAGAGACGTGGATGCGTCAGGTGGTCAGCTTCGACAAACTCAAACTGACCAACAACGAACTGGACGACCAGGGACAT ATCATTCTGCACTCCATGCACAAGTACCAGCCGCGGGTCCATGTGATCCGTAAGGAGTGTGGAGAGGAGCTATCCCCAGTGAGAGCCATCCCCGCCGGGGAAGGCACCCGCACCTTCGGCTTCCCCGAGACTGTGTTCACCACCGTCACGGCGTATCAGAATCAACAG attACAAGGCTGAAAATTGACAGAAACCCATTCGCCAAAGGCTTCAGAGACTCTGGCAGAAACCG GATGGGTCTGGAGGCTCTGGTTGAGTCTTACGCGTTCTGGCGTCCGTCTCTAAGGACACTCACATTTGAGGACATCCCTGGCATTACCAAGCAAG GGATCCCAGGAGTTCATGGTGGGATCGGACCATCGTCCCACCTGCTCTCCGCGTCCCCGTGCTCCTCACCGTTCCAGGTCTGCCCCCTCAGCCCGCCTGACTACACCTGCAGCCGGCCCACACACCCTCTCCATCGCTACAGCAACCCCCCGGAGCCGTTCCCCTCTCCCAGAGGTCCGTCGGCGTATGAAGGCGAAGGTTTCTGTTCTCTGCCTCTCCCCGCGTCTCAGTTTGGCTACCCCGCGCCGCAGGGTTACGCCGGGCTCCGCCTCCACACGCCGCCCTACAGCCTGTACGGTTACACGTTCCCTCCCTCGCCGCGCCTCGCGGCCAGCCCCGATAAAATGGCCGCCGCTGCCACTGCCAATCACCAGAGTCCCTTCCTGGGCTCGTCTCCCAGTGGGACTCTCACGGACAGTCTGGGCGTACTCAGTGGAGGACAGCAGGGCTTCTTGTTTGACTCCCGGACTTTAGGACTGGCGGGTAGCCAGCCGGGAGGCGGGGCCTCACAGGTCACTGCCCACATGGGCTGA
- the tbx18 gene encoding T-box transcription factor TBX18 isoform X2 codes for MAEKRRSPCALSVKAHAFSVEALIGAEKRRRKAGQDAVSADHEDGTDVPDLTGSPGPRADRACTSDRGSEAECASDGSQSEDALLGSPQPAAGPCTAPVTASGEETRVDLQGSDLWKRFHEIGTEMIITKAGRRMFPAMRVKISGLDPHQQYYVAMDIIPVDNKRYRYVYHSSKWMVAGNADSPVPPRVYIHPDSPASGETWMRQVVSFDKLKLTNNELDDQGHIILHSMHKYQPRVHVIRKECGEELSPVRAIPAGEGTRTFGFPETVFTTVTAYQNQQITRLKIDRNPFAKGFRDSGRNRMGLEALVESYAFWRPSLRTLTFEDIPGITKQGIPGVHGGIGPSSHLLSASPCSSPFQVCPLSPPDYTCSRPTHPLHRYSNPPEPFPSPRGPSAYEGEGFCSLPLPASQFGYPAPQGYAGLRLHTPPYSLYGYTFPPSPRLAASPDKMAAAATANHQSPFLGSSPSGTLTDSLGVLSGGQQGFLFDSRTLGLAGSQPGGGASQVTAHMG; via the exons ATGGCAGAGAAGCGGCGGTCCCCGTGCGCGCTGAGCGTCAAGGCGCACGCATTTTCGGTGGAGGCGCTGATCGGAGCCGAGAAGAGACGCAGGAAGGCCGGGCAGGATGCCGTGTCCGCCGACCACGAGGACGGAACGGATGTCCCTGATCTAACCGGGAGCCCGGGGCCGCGAGCCGACAGAGCGTGCACCAGCGACCGGGGCAGCGAGGCAGAGTGTGCAAGTGACGGATCCC AGAGCGAGGACGCGCTGCTCGGGAGCCCGCAGCCCGCGGCCGGTCCGTGCACGGCGCCGGTAACCGCGAGCGGAGAGGAGACCCGCGTGGACCTGCAAGGATCAGACCTGTGGAAGCGGTTCCACGAGATTGGCACGGAAATGATCATTACCAAGGCTGGACG GCGGATGTTTCCCGCTATGCGTGTGAAGATTTCGGGCTTGGACCCCCATCAGCAGTATTACGTTGCCATGGATATAATCCCCGTGGACAACAAACGATACAG GTACGTGTACCACAGCTCCAAGTGGATGGTAGCGGGGAATGCGGACTCGCCTGTGCCGCCCAGAGTGTACATCCACCCGGACTCCCCGGCCTCTGGAGAGACGTGGATGCGTCAGGTGGTCAGCTTCGACAAACTCAAACTGACCAACAACGAACTGGACGACCAGGGACAT ATCATTCTGCACTCCATGCACAAGTACCAGCCGCGGGTCCATGTGATCCGTAAGGAGTGTGGAGAGGAGCTATCCCCAGTGAGAGCCATCCCCGCCGGGGAAGGCACCCGCACCTTCGGCTTCCCCGAGACTGTGTTCACCACCGTCACGGCGTATCAGAATCAACAG attACAAGGCTGAAAATTGACAGAAACCCATTCGCCAAAGGCTTCAGAGACTCTGGCAGAAACCG GATGGGTCTGGAGGCTCTGGTTGAGTCTTACGCGTTCTGGCGTCCGTCTCTAAGGACACTCACATTTGAGGACATCCCTGGCATTACCAAGCAAG GGATCCCAGGAGTTCATGGTGGGATCGGACCATCGTCCCACCTGCTCTCCGCGTCCCCGTGCTCCTCACCGTTCCAGGTCTGCCCCCTCAGCCCGCCTGACTACACCTGCAGCCGGCCCACACACCCTCTCCATCGCTACAGCAACCCCCCGGAGCCGTTCCCCTCTCCCAGAGGTCCGTCGGCGTATGAAGGCGAAGGTTTCTGTTCTCTGCCTCTCCCCGCGTCTCAGTTTGGCTACCCCGCGCCGCAGGGTTACGCCGGGCTCCGCCTCCACACGCCGCCCTACAGCCTGTACGGTTACACGTTCCCTCCCTCGCCGCGCCTCGCGGCCAGCCCCGATAAAATGGCCGCCGCTGCCACTGCCAATCACCAGAGTCCCTTCCTGGGCTCGTCTCCCAGTGGGACTCTCACGGACAGTCTGGGCGTACTCAGTGGAGGACAGCAGGGCTTCTTGTTTGACTCCCGGACTTTAGGACTGGCGGGTAGCCAGCCGGGAGGCGGGGCCTCACAGGTCACTGCCCACATGGGCTGA